TCGGGAGGTTTTTCGGGCTCGGGAGTGGTTGTTTGGGCCGAGAGAGGTCGGCCCGAAAATCCTCCGGAACCCAATGGGGTGGAACCATCGCGCGAGCAGGGCGATCTCGCGGAATTGCGCTTGTGGGTCAGGACAATGTTTCGGGTCGGCGCTGGGCGGCTGAAGGCAACGTCTGCGCGCCCGAAAATTGCCCCGACCCGGTTTGGGGTCGGGAGGTTTTTCGGGCTCGGGAGTGGTTGCTTGGGCCGAGAGAGGTTGGCCCGAAAATCCTCCGGAACCCAATGGGGTGGAATCATCGCGAGATGAGAGCGATCTAGCGAAGCTGCGATTGTGGGTCAGGACAATGTTTCGGGTCGGCGCTGGGCGGCTGAAGGCAACGTCAGTGCGCCCGAAAATTGCCCCGACCCGGTTTGGGATTGTTGTTTTTTCATTTCGAAAGGAGCCGTTATGTCTCGCAGACCACGCATCAGTGCCCAGGATATTGAGATCTTCAAATTGGTTCGCGTCGAAGGGCGCAAGCAGAAGGACGTGGCGATCAGGTTTCAGCTGACGCCGAGCTCGATCTGCAAAATCGTGCAGAAGATGGAGCAATGGCAAGGCTCGCTGGTGCCGCACATCACGCGAAAGACGGCGGAGTTTCGCGAGCTGAGCCGCGAGCAGCGGTTGTACAACTGCGTGCGATTGCGGCGGCGACAGCTGCAAATGATGTACGAAGATTCGATGGAGGCGTGGCGCGAATCGCGCAAGCCGCTGATCTCGGCCAAGGTGGTGAAACGGAACGGCGTCGTCGAACGCGAGGAATCGTGGAGCCGGCAGTGCCGCGGCAATCCACGGATGCTGCGCGAGGCCCGCGAGATCAGCCGCGAGTTGGCCGAACTCGACGGGCTCAAGCGCGACGGCACGGTGGACCTCAGCTGCGAGGGTCGACTGTTCGAGCCCGCCGCGCTGACGAAGGAAGAAATGATCGCCGAGCTGCGCGCGGAGGTGGACCTGTCGCTGCGGGAACTGGCGAAGTGGGAGCGGGCGGGGAAAGAGGGGGAGAGTGGGAGTGCGGGAGAGGGGGAGAAGGAAGAAGAGAATAAGTCAGAAGGTAGAAGTCAGAATGCAGAAGTGAAGACGGAGGAAGAATTCTGGAAATTGAAAATGGAAAGTTTTGGGTGTCAGGAGGAAGTGATTGTGGCGGAAGTCGTGGAAGAGTCAGTAGATAAGAGCGTAGCGAGTCATGTCGAAACAATTGAAGATTCCGGAAATTTCCAGACGTCAATTCCCGCTCCTGTTCCTGTCTCCCCCTCTCCCTCACTCCCACTCTCCCCCTCTTCTTCTGCGCCCAAGCTAGAGATTCCGCAGAACCTGACCGCAGAGGGGAGGAGCCGGTTAGCGCAGCAGTTGTCGCTGTCGTACAAGTTGCAGCATGCTCCGGAACTGCTCGAGCTGCACGAGCGGCCCGCGGAACTTCCAGTGCCGTCGCAGGGCGCGCCAACGCAGCCCGTGAAGAAGAGCAAGCTGCACGTCAACCAGCACGGCCGCATCTTTCGCGACGTGGGTGGCTACCTCATGCCGATTCCAGGCATGTGGGTCGAGCCCGAGAAACCGTGGAAGCGGGAGGAACGGGAGGAACGGGAGGAACGGGAGGAACGGGAGGAACGGGAGGAACGGGAGAAGGCGGAGCGAGAGAAGGCGGAGCGAGAGAGGGGGAGAGAGGGAGAGTGGGAGCTAAGGAAAGGTCGTGCACAGTGCGGCCCCTCTCCCCGGAGTACCGAGGCGAGGGAGTGAGGAAGGAGAACGATCTCGCGGAGTTGCGTTAGTGGGTCAGGACAATGTTTCGGGCCAGCGGTTGGCGGCTGAAGGTAACGTCAGCGAGCCCGAAAATTGCCCCGACCCCTTCACTGGCCAGAGTACCGAGGCGAGGGAGGGAGGAGTAGTAACCTCTTCATCGCTTTGACCCTTCAACGCTTCAGCCCTTTCTCCCTGCAACCCTCCGGCTTGGCGCGGTTGTGAGGGGAATAACGAGGCGGGTCGGGGGACGAATTCTGCGGAAGCTAGGAGTTTTCGCGGGGGCAAAGTATACTGAAAGGCTGCAAGAAGCTGAGGTCCAAAGTGCAAGGAAGCGGAGGGATTGTGGGCGGCAGGCTCGTCGCAGGTTGATGGCGCAATTTATGAAACTGAACTCGATTTCTGGCGTGTGGGCGAAACCGGTCCTGGTTTCCTGGTCGCAAGCTGTCGCGCTGGGCGTGGCAGTGATGGCGCTGGGAATGTGGTGTGCCGTGGGACAGGCTCAATCGCGCCGCCTGGCACCGGGAGTGATGACGACCATTACCCCGGCTCCGCAAGAACACGAAATGTATGACGGGCCGCGGCCTTTGACGGAAATTCCCGTGACGATTCCGGGCCTGGATTATAAGCCCCATCTGCGGCCGAAGAGTGCCACCGTATTTGAGCAAGCCAAGGCGAGTACGCTGCGGCGCACGATCTGGAATCTGGAATTCTCGTTCAAGCCGATGCGGCTGGTCGAAGCTGAAATTCCACAAGCCAATGGCAAGTTGCAGCGGAAGCTGATTTGGTACATGGTTTATCGCGTGCGGAACCTGGGTGGCCACTGGAAGGCGATTCCCAAAGAGGAAGACTTTCGCGGCAATAAGCACATTACGTATTCCAAGGAACTGGTCAACGAGATTAGTGTGTTCGGCAAAGAGACTCAGGATTTGCGGTTCTTTCCGCACTTCATTTTGGAGTCGGTCGAGTTCAACAAGGAATATCTCGACCGGGTGATTCCGGCCGCGCTAGCTCCGATTAAGGCGCGCGAGTTTCCGGGCGATCCGAATGCTAAGCTGTTCGATTCGCAAGCGATTACCGAAGTGCCGATTCCGGTGAGCACCCCCGAAGCTGACAAGAGCGTGTGGGGCGTGGTGACTTGGGAAGATGTCGATCCGCGGATCGACTACTTCAGCGTGTTTGTGCAGGGACTGACGAATGCCTATCGCTATGAAGATCCACCGGGGGCATTCAAGAGTGGCGATAAGCCCGGGACGGGACGGCGGTTGATGCACAAGACGCTGCGGCTGAACTTCTGGCGGCCTGGCGATGCGGTGAACGAAACCGAAGAGGAAATTCGATACGGCATGCGGATCGATTCGGACGCAGCCGAGCAGGCGAGGATTTTCAAGCTGTTTGGAACGACAGAACGCCTTGATTACGAGTGGGTGTATCGCTAAACTCTAGGATTCTGCGAGGTTCTAGCGCTAGCATGGCGAACATGCGGGGCATTGATGCCCGGGGCGCTGTTAGCCGATACATCACATTTGCCAGTCGCCGGATGGCCAACAAGCTCCCCCTGGGTGGAGCGGCTTTCGGGGCCGGGCTCGATCGACGTAAAGGGTTACTGTCATGGCACATAAGAAGGGTCAGGGTTCCACCAGCAACGGCCGCGACTCGAATGGTCAGCGGCGTGGTGTGAAGAAGTTTGGTGGCGAAAAGGTCATCGCCGGGAACATTCTGGTCCGCCAATTGGGGACGGTGTTCCGCGCTGGTCGCAATGTCGGCCAGGGTAAGGACTACACGCTGTTCGCTTTGGTCGACGGGGTGGTGAAGTTCGATCAAGACAGCCGTCGCATCAATGTTGACGTGGCTGCCAACTAGTTCAAACGTGGCCAGTTTCCCACGATGAGTTTCGCTCATTGGGTGTGGGAAGGTTGCTTGCCCGGATCGAAGCTGACAGGATGAAGGCTCACGCGCTTTCGAGGCTCGTGGGCCTTTGCTATTTTACGAATGAGTTTTTTGCGCAGTGGTTCGTGCCGGAAGGTTAGAGTCGTGCAGTCATGTTTGTCGATCGCGTTCAAATTGAGGTTCAGGCCGGCAAGGGTGGCAATGGGTGCATGAGCTTTCGCCGGGAGAAGTACGTACCCAACGGCGGCCCCGATGGTGGTGACGGCGGCAAAGGGGGCAGCGTGATTATTGTCGCGCGGAATGGTGTGAATAACCTTGCGGGCTTCTCGCACCAAAAGTTCTGGAAGGCGAACTCCGGCAATCACGGCAGCGGAGCGAACAAGTCGGGTAAAGATGGCCACGACCTGACGCTCGAAGTTCCCGTCGGCACCTTGATTGTCGATTGCAAGAACGACTTCGTGCTGCGCGACATGATGAACGAAGGCGATACCATCGTCGTCGCCCGCGGCGGTGAAGCAGGCAAGGGAAACACGCGGTTCAAGACTTCGACCAATCGGGCCCCGCGCGATCATACGCCCGGCGGCGAAGGAGAGAAGCGAGAGCTGATTCTCGAACTAAAGGTGATCGCCGACGTCGGCATCATCGGCAAGCCCAACGCGGGCAAGAGCACGCTGCTGAGTCGCTTGACCAAAGCGCGGCCGCAGATTGCCGACTATCCGTTCACCACGAAGTATCCGAACTTGGGCATGGTGCAGGTCGATCGCGACCGCCACTTCGTGCTGGCCGATATTCCGGGTTTGATCGAAGGGGCCAGTCACGGCGCGGGACTGGGGCACGAGTTCTTAAGGCATGTCGAACGAGCCGGGATCTTGGTTCACCTCGTCGAACCAGAGCCAGCCGACCAGACCGATCCGCTGACGAACTATCACGCGATTCGCGAAGAGCTCTCGCTGTATGACAAAGACCTGGGGCTGCGGCAAGAGATTGTCGCTGTGACTAAGGCCGAGTTGCCCAGCGCCGCGGAAGTGCGGCAGCAGTTGCAGGAGTCGATTGGTTCGCCAGTGCTGCTGATTTCGGCAGTCACGGGGGAAGGGCTGAATCACCTGATGCAGGCTGTCACCACTGCCTTGGATGCAAAGGTCGTCGCATGAGTGCGGCGCAGCTGATCGCCGTCGATATTGGCAACAGCTTCGCCAAGCTCGGGTGGTTTGCTAAAGACGCGGTTGCTGCGAACGAGCTACCGCTGCCAACACAGGTCATCGACTTTCGGACTGACATAGGTCCCGGCGATGAACTGCTGGAGATGTTGCCGCGCGAGGCAGTTCGCTGGCGGGTCTCGAGTGTGAATCGAGCCGGGCAACAACGGCTGAGCCAGTGGGTGCAGCAGCATCGGCCGGCCGATGACTATCGCCTGCTCACGCGGCACGACCTACCCCTTGATGTGCAGGTCGATGAGCCACTGAAAGTCGGGCTCGATCGACTGGCCGCAGCCGTCGCGGCCAATGTGCTGCGAACTGCCCAGACGCCAGCGATTGTGATTGGAGCCGGGACCGCGGTGACGGTGAACCTGCTGAGCGCCGAAGGGGTCTTCCTGGGTGGGACGATTCTCGCTGGTTTTCGCATGTCGGCCGAAGCACTCTTTGGCGGTGCCGAGCAGTTGCCACTGACGACGTTTCATCCGAACGAAGAACCACCCGAAGTCGTTGGCAAGAATACCGAAGCGGCCATTCGCAGCGGACTCTTCTGGGGCGCTGTGGGGGCCGTGCGCGAGATCGTCACGCGGATCAAAGCGGACCTTGCGACTGAGCCCGAGTTGTTCATCACCGGAGGCGACTTGCGCAGGCTTTCGCCACTCGTCGATGAGCGGGCGCGGTACCTGCCGCACATGGTGTTGAGCGGAATCGCGGTAGCAAGTCGAAGCTGAAGTTAGTTCGCTTCGCCGAGTAACTCGGTCCGGCGCTCGTGGGCCGCGCGGAGGTTGCTGCTGATGATGGCGTCGAGTTGGGCGGCTTCTTCGGCGGGGCGATCGGGGCGACCGAACTTGGCGTGAATCGAGCGGGCAACGCCTTGGAACTTCTCGCTCTGCTTGAACTCGCTCAACGAGAAGAGCAGGACGAACATCACGAGGAGCAGCGTCATCAGGTCGCTATAGGTGATGAGCCAATCGGGCGTGCGGTCGGTCGGCTCGGTGGTGATTGAGTTGAGGCCGAGCATCAGGCGGTCCCTCGTTCCAACTGAGCACGTGCGGCAGGAGGCAGATAAACCTTCAGACGCTGGGCAATGAGTCGCGGATGCTCACCGGCTTGAATCGCCAGAATGCCGCGCACAATGATCTCGCGAGTCAGCATTTCTTGCCGGCTATAAAAGGCCAGCTTCTCGGCCATTGGCAACAGCGAAGCGGTCGAGAGAACTGCGCCATAGAGAGTCGTGATCAGAGCCACCGCCATGCCGCCGGCAATACTCGATGGATCACTGATGTTGCCCAGCATCACGATCAGTCCGAGCAGGGTGCCGATGAGCCCGAAGGCGGGTGCCGAGCGGCCAAGCTGGTCGAGCATTCCTTTGCCTTCGCGATGGCGACGAGCCATGCTGTCGATCTCGCTCCGCAGCACTTCTTCCAGCATCTCGGGGCGCGTGCCATCGACGGCCAACTCGACACCCAAGCGAACGAACGGATGCTCTCCTTCTTCCGCCCGATGTTCGAGCGCGAGGAGCCCATCGCGCCGCGCGATCTCGGCCAGGCGAACGAGCCGTTGCACGAGTGAACTCGTGTCCGTGACCTGCGGAAACAGCAGTCGGTAGAGCACCGCGGGCAAGCGGGCAACGGTACTGATTGGAAAACAAATCAAGAGGGCCGCGAGCATGCCGCCGCAAACAGTCGTGATCGCTGCGGAGTCATAGAACGCGTTCGGCGAGCCGCCGCTGAGGACGACAGACACGCCGATCATCGTCAATGCGAGTGTCAGGCCAAGTAATGTGGCGAGGTCCATCAGGCCGACTCCTGCTTCTCAAGAGTTGCCTGCTTCGCCGCGGCCCGCACGGCCGGTGGCGAAGGAAGGAGGAATTTCGTCTGTTGATAGCGAACCGCGCGCAGCATCACTTCGTCCATCGGCTCGCGCACGATCATCCGTTCGCCCGAGGTGAGCGTGACGAAGGTATCGGGACGCGATTCGATGTAGCGAATGAGTTCCGCGTTGAGGATGAACTCTTCGCCATCGAGACGTGTGAGCCTGATCATGACAATGCCATTTCCATTCAGTTCATTACTCTCCGGTCGCTAACGCTTCCGGCTCAGGGACTAGCGCCGCAGGTTGAGCAATTCGTCGAGCAACTGCTGGGCAGTCGTGATGACTCGCGCGTTACCACGATATTGGGTCGTGGCGAGTACGAGGTCGATCAGGTTCTTGCCGATGTCGGTATTCGACAGTTCAACTGCACCGGCAATGATCTTGCCTGTGCCGTCGTTGCCGGGGTTCCCTTCGATGGGGAGACCCGAGTTGACCCCTTGGCCGAAGAGGTTTTGTCCCTTCTGTTCGAGGCCTGTGGGGTTCGCAAAACGGGCGAGGCGAATCTGCCCCAGGTCGCGGGTCACACCGCTGCTGAACACACCGCGGATCGTGCCGTCTTCGCCGATGATGTAGCTGCTTAGCGTACCGGCGGCCGAACCGTCTTGCCGGGCAGCAGCAAGCGAACTCTTGGCTTGAGCCAGGCCCGAGACCGAAGTGAAGTCGAGTTGAAACTCAAGTGGATCGGACGAAGGAATATTACGCCGCTGGACGGTGACACGGTCATTGGTGGCACTGACAAAACTTCCCTTACCATCAAAAGTAATGAGTCCCGTACCGACCGCAATTTCGGAACCCGTCAACGGGCTGTTGTTTGCTGCGTCGGCATACCAACGATAAACAGTGGCCGAGTCAGTCACCGATTCGAGCACCGAAGTAACTCGAATGCTGAGCGGAATGCCGAGCGTGTCGTAGACGATAAAGTCGGTCACGGCACTTTGGCCCTTGGCATCTTGGATTTTGCCAAATCCCAAGTTGGGCGTAATCACCTCGCCGGTGGGGGTCGTGATCTTGAAGCTCGAGATATCGATCTCGATGGCGTTGTCGACGCCGTTGTTCGAGACGAGGCGAAGTTGTCCATCGTTAAATACGATGCCAGCAGACAGGGCGGTATTCTCACCGGGAATATTGTTGAGCGAACCGGGAATGGGATGCTGCGGATCGTCGAGCGAGGTCTGAATGCCAACGGCATTCTGCATGAAATCGACGAGGTCTTGCACCGTTGAAGTCGCAGTGATCTCGAACGACTTCGACTCAAGCGAACGACCACCCTTGCGAGCTGAGAACTCTAGTGTGCCCAGCTCAAACATCGGTTCGTAGTTGAGCCCATCACGTTTAATGACGTTCGTAAGCAGCGTGTTGCTGTCGACGCGCGGTCCGTTGAAATCGACTTCTTTATTCGTGACAACATTCAGATCCGAAATCGCGGCATCGGTTCGATTGTCGGTGAACTCTTCGCCGGGGGCCACTTCGCCCACCAGATAAAAGCGGCTCGTATCGGTCGACAGATTGCGATAAATGCGAATAGTATCGTAAGCTGGAAAACCGCCGCCCGGTGGTGGCACTGGTGGCGTGGGCAGGTTCGATAACTGTACGCGGCCATTCACAATGTTCTGTGGGCCTACCAGCAGCGACGGTCGGCTTTCTTCTTCACCCGCGCGGTAGTACGTGACCACATAGCTGTAGTTGCCGTTGATGGTCGTATCGTCAACGGGCGTCGAAGAGAGTGCTACCGAATTGTCGTCAACATAGTTGCTTCCCGCTGCGACGGTATCGAGTTCGAAGAAGTTCGATCCACCGGCAGCCGTGCGATAGATCTTGACCTGCGAATAATTTCCGCTGGCAGCTGGCAACGAGCCCAGGTCGATGGTGTTGTTCGCGAGACCGTCACCGACTGGGATGGTGTAGCTGATTTCGGTCGAAGCCGTAGTTTCCGTACCACTATCGTTGACATAAGCAAAGCGATAGCGATAGGTCGCACCCTCAGCATGGGTGCCGGCACCTTCGGTTGTGGTGCGAGTCACGCCGCTGGCATTGGGAATTGGGGCCACGCCCAGAAGGGCACCGGTTACATCCGGCCGGGGAATGGCAGTATCGCCCAGCGTAGCGCTCTGGATCACACCGGCCGTATCGGCGATGTCACCCGACGGCGAGAGCACCCCTTCGAGAAACACGTTTTGAGTCGCCTGGGCGACCGCAGCCGAACCCAGCGGAATCGTGATCGGCGTGAGGGTTGTCGTTTGAATATCGAACTGGTCGTCGACACCAAACCCCAGCACGCGGTTGCCGGTGGTCGTGACCAACTCGTTGTCGGAGTTCGTTTTGAACTGTCCGTTGCGCGTATATAGCTGCTCTCCCTGCGAGCCTTCGACAATGAAGAAACCATCGCCTTGAATCGCCAGATCCGAAGTGTTGGCACTGACTTCGATTGTGCCTTGCGTGAAGTCGGGTGTAATTTCCGACACGCGCACACCGAGGCCCGTTTGCCGTGGATTCGTACCACCCGAGCCTTGCGTGGGCGATGAACCCAAGCTTTGCGTTTGCAAGAACTGCGTGGCGAATACCGACGTCGAAGCTTTGAAGCCAACCGTCTGCGAGTTCGCCAGGTTGTTACCGACCACGTCGACTTGCGTTTCCGCGGCAGTCATACCCGTGAGTGCGGTGGTGAGTGCTGATGCTAGACCCATGACGAAATCCTCCGGTCCGGAAGGTAAGTAATCTGATTGGAAAGTTAGTTCCTCAGCTGCATTCAGGCGGGGACAGCGGCGAGCTGAGGTGCGCGCGCTGCCTGCGGCGATCGTTAGTCGGCGGGCAGAATTTCGCGAACGTTGCGCAAGT
Above is a window of Anatilimnocola aggregata DNA encoding:
- the obgE gene encoding GTPase ObgE; amino-acid sequence: MFVDRVQIEVQAGKGGNGCMSFRREKYVPNGGPDGGDGGKGGSVIIVARNGVNNLAGFSHQKFWKANSGNHGSGANKSGKDGHDLTLEVPVGTLIVDCKNDFVLRDMMNEGDTIVVARGGEAGKGNTRFKTSTNRAPRDHTPGGEGEKRELILELKVIADVGIIGKPNAGKSTLLSRLTKARPQIADYPFTTKYPNLGMVQVDRDRHFVLADIPGLIEGASHGAGLGHEFLRHVERAGILVHLVEPEPADQTDPLTNYHAIREELSLYDKDLGLRQEIVAVTKAELPSAAEVRQQLQESIGSPVLLISAVTGEGLNHLMQAVTTALDAKVVA
- a CDS encoding flagellar hook-basal body complex protein; amino-acid sequence: MGLASALTTALTGMTAAETQVDVVGNNLANSQTVGFKASTSVFATQFLQTQSLGSSPTQGSGGTNPRQTGLGVRVSEITPDFTQGTIEVSANTSDLAIQGDGFFIVEGSQGEQLYTRNGQFKTNSDNELVTTTGNRVLGFGVDDQFDIQTTTLTPITIPLGSAAVAQATQNVFLEGVLSPSGDIADTAGVIQSATLGDTAIPRPDVTGALLGVAPIPNASGVTRTTTEGAGTHAEGATYRYRFAYVNDSGTETTASTEISYTIPVGDGLANNTIDLGSLPAASGNYSQVKIYRTAAGGSNFFELDTVAAGSNYVDDNSVALSSTPVDDTTINGNYSYVVTYYRAGEEESRPSLLVGPQNIVNGRVQLSNLPTPPVPPPGGGFPAYDTIRIYRNLSTDTSRFYLVGEVAPGEEFTDNRTDAAISDLNVVTNKEVDFNGPRVDSNTLLTNVIKRDGLNYEPMFELGTLEFSARKGGRSLESKSFEITATSTVQDLVDFMQNAVGIQTSLDDPQHPIPGSLNNIPGENTALSAGIVFNDGQLRLVSNNGVDNAIEIDISSFKITTPTGEVITPNLGFGKIQDAKGQSAVTDFIVYDTLGIPLSIRVTSVLESVTDSATVYRWYADAANNSPLTGSEIAVGTGLITFDGKGSFVSATNDRVTVQRRNIPSSDPLEFQLDFTSVSGLAQAKSSLAAARQDGSAAGTLSSYIIGEDGTIRGVFSSGVTRDLGQIRLARFANPTGLEQKGQNLFGQGVNSGLPIEGNPGNDGTGKIIAGAVELSNTDIGKNLIDLVLATTQYRGNARVITTAQQLLDELLNLRR
- a CDS encoding motility protein A — its product is MDLATLLGLTLALTMIGVSVVLSGGSPNAFYDSAAITTVCGGMLAALLICFPISTVARLPAVLYRLLFPQVTDTSSLVQRLVRLAEIARRDGLLALEHRAEEGEHPFVRLGVELAVDGTRPEMLEEVLRSEIDSMARRHREGKGMLDQLGRSAPAFGLIGTLLGLIVMLGNISDPSSIAGGMAVALITTLYGAVLSTASLLPMAEKLAFYSRQEMLTREIIVRGILAIQAGEHPRLIAQRLKVYLPPAARAQLERGTA
- a CDS encoding type III pantothenate kinase, yielding MSAAQLIAVDIGNSFAKLGWFAKDAVAANELPLPTQVIDFRTDIGPGDELLEMLPREAVRWRVSSVNRAGQQRLSQWVQQHRPADDYRLLTRHDLPLDVQVDEPLKVGLDRLAAAVAANVLRTAQTPAIVIGAGTAVTVNLLSAEGVFLGGTILAGFRMSAEALFGGAEQLPLTTFHPNEEPPEVVGKNTEAAIRSGLFWGAVGAVREIVTRIKADLATEPELFITGGDLRRLSPLVDERARYLPHMVLSGIAVASRS
- the rpmA gene encoding 50S ribosomal protein L27, whose amino-acid sequence is MAHKKGQGSTSNGRDSNGQRRGVKKFGGEKVIAGNILVRQLGTVFRAGRNVGQGKDYTLFALVDGVVKFDQDSRRINVDVAAN
- a CDS encoding flagellar motor protein MotB, producing MLGLNSITTEPTDRTPDWLITYSDLMTLLLVMFVLLFSLSEFKQSEKFQGVARSIHAKFGRPDRPAEEAAQLDAIISSNLRAAHERRTELLGEAN
- a CDS encoding flagellar FlbD family protein — its product is MIRLTRLDGEEFILNAELIRYIESRPDTFVTLTSGERMIVREPMDEVMLRAVRYQQTKFLLPSPPAVRAAAKQATLEKQESA